In Capillimicrobium parvum, a genomic segment contains:
- a CDS encoding quinone oxidoreductase family protein: MRAIQIQEFGGPEVLELVELATPEPAAHEVRIRVSLAGMNFADTHQRENVYLARQELPLVPGGEVAGVREDTGERVVALTGTGGYAEYATAPGSLTFPIPGDVEDGTALALLIQGLTAWHLYRTAGRVAGGESVVVHSAAGGVGSLAVQLGKAMGAGRVIATASSQDKRALALELGADVAVDGAPDGLAERLVEANLGEPVDVVFDMAGGRVFDESLAALAPFGRIVAYGIASREVNEIRTSRLMRTSRTVAGFWFTHLLERPALLDEALADLFARVAAGELRVVVGGVYGLSEVARAQVDLQERRTTGKLLLDPMR; encoded by the coding sequence ATGCGCGCGATCCAGATCCAGGAGTTCGGCGGCCCGGAGGTCCTCGAGCTGGTGGAGCTGGCCACGCCGGAGCCCGCCGCCCACGAGGTGCGCATCCGCGTGAGCCTCGCCGGGATGAACTTCGCCGACACCCACCAGCGCGAGAACGTCTACCTCGCCAGGCAGGAGCTGCCGCTCGTTCCGGGCGGCGAGGTCGCGGGCGTGCGCGAGGACACGGGCGAGCGCGTCGTCGCGCTGACCGGCACCGGGGGCTACGCCGAGTACGCCACGGCGCCCGGCTCGCTGACCTTCCCGATCCCCGGCGACGTGGAGGACGGGACCGCGCTGGCCCTGCTCATCCAGGGCCTGACCGCCTGGCACCTGTACCGCACCGCGGGCCGCGTGGCCGGGGGCGAGAGCGTCGTCGTGCACTCCGCCGCGGGCGGCGTGGGCTCGCTGGCGGTGCAGCTCGGCAAGGCGATGGGCGCCGGCCGCGTCATCGCGACCGCCTCCTCGCAGGACAAGCGCGCGCTGGCGCTCGAGCTGGGCGCCGACGTCGCGGTCGACGGCGCGCCCGACGGCCTCGCCGAGCGCCTGGTCGAGGCGAACCTGGGCGAGCCGGTCGACGTCGTCTTCGACATGGCCGGCGGCCGCGTCTTCGACGAGTCGCTGGCCGCGCTGGCCCCGTTCGGGCGGATCGTCGCCTACGGGATCGCCTCCCGCGAGGTCAACGAGATCCGCACCAGTCGGCTCATGCGCACCAGCCGAACCGTCGCCGGGTTCTGGTTCACGCACCTGCTGGAACGCCCGGCCCTGCTCGACGAGGCGCTGGCCGACCTGTTCGCCAGGGTCGCCGCGGGCGAGCTGCGGGTAGTCGTCGGCGGCGTCTACGGGTTGAGCGAGGTGGCGCGCGCGCAGGTCGACCTGCAGGAGCGCCGCACGACCGGCAAGCTGCTGCTGGACCCGATGCGGTAG
- a CDS encoding DEAD/DEAH box helicase, protein MTTFADLGLSETTLQALRDVGYEKPSPIQEQAIPPLLEGRDVIGQAQTGTGKTAAFGLPMVEQVDPSVPEIQALVLTPTRELCIQVTQALRSYGTTKGIDVVAVFGGAPIRTQQAQLRQGGHIVVGTVGRVLDLISRNSLVLHDTRYVVLDEADEMLDLGFLEDVEKILRLTPNGRQTALFSATMPPPIRKLADSYLYDPELIKVEAETLTIDTVEQFQLDVKQADKPSKLVEVLKAERPEQAIVFCRTKIRVDQLNRTLNDKGLNVKALHGDMTQGSRDGVMLAFKAQRLPILIATDVAARGLDITSVTHVINYDIPTSPDVYAHRIGRTGRMGRTGRAITFVEPRQKHDLEAIEKHIGTSIAPWSEGAHTAPAEVRERPRRHTKPHVSRNGDERFVTLFSRGGTADGLEVADLVKAVTEKAQIDGEAVRDVRLLQRFGLLSVPADQAQRVVQAVNGTTVKGHQLELEPARA, encoded by the coding sequence GTGACGACATTCGCCGATCTCGGGCTCTCCGAGACCACTCTCCAGGCACTGCGCGATGTCGGCTACGAGAAGCCGTCCCCGATCCAGGAGCAGGCGATCCCGCCGCTGCTCGAGGGGCGCGACGTCATCGGCCAGGCCCAGACCGGGACCGGCAAGACCGCCGCGTTCGGCCTGCCGATGGTCGAGCAGGTCGACCCCTCCGTTCCGGAGATCCAGGCGCTCGTGCTGACCCCGACCCGCGAGCTGTGCATCCAGGTCACCCAGGCCCTGCGCTCCTACGGCACCACGAAGGGCATCGACGTGGTCGCGGTCTTCGGCGGCGCGCCGATCCGCACGCAGCAGGCGCAGCTGCGCCAGGGCGGCCACATCGTGGTCGGCACCGTGGGCCGCGTGCTCGACCTCATCTCGCGCAACTCGCTGGTCCTGCACGACACCCGCTACGTGGTGCTCGACGAGGCCGACGAGATGCTCGACCTCGGGTTCCTCGAGGACGTCGAGAAGATCCTGCGCCTCACCCCCAACGGCCGGCAGACCGCGCTGTTCAGCGCGACGATGCCGCCGCCGATCCGCAAGCTCGCCGACAGCTACCTCTACGACCCCGAGCTCATCAAGGTCGAGGCCGAGACGCTGACGATCGACACCGTCGAGCAGTTCCAGCTCGACGTCAAGCAGGCCGACAAGCCGTCCAAGCTCGTCGAGGTGCTCAAGGCCGAGCGCCCGGAGCAGGCGATCGTCTTCTGCCGCACGAAGATCCGCGTCGACCAGCTCAACCGCACGCTCAACGACAAGGGCCTCAACGTCAAGGCGCTGCACGGCGATATGACGCAGGGCTCTCGCGACGGGGTCATGCTCGCCTTCAAGGCGCAGCGCCTGCCGATCCTCATCGCCACCGACGTCGCCGCCCGCGGCCTCGACATCACGTCGGTGACCCACGTCATCAACTACGACATCCCGACCTCCCCCGACGTCTACGCGCACCGCATCGGACGCACCGGGCGCATGGGCCGGACGGGCCGCGCGATCACGTTCGTCGAGCCGCGCCAGAAGCACGACCTCGAGGCGATCGAGAAGCACATCGGCACGTCGATCGCCCCCTGGAGCGAGGGCGCGCACACGGCGCCCGCCGAGGTCCGCGAGCGGCCGCGGCGCCACACGAAGCCGCACGTCTCGCGCAACGGCGACGAGCGCTTCGTGACGCTGTTCTCGCGGGGCGGCACCGCCGACGGCCTGGAGGTCGCCGACCTCGTCAAGGCGGTCACCGAGAAGGCGCAGATCGACGGCGAGGCCGTCCGCGACGTGCGCCTGCTGCAGCGCTTCGGCCTGCTGTCGGTCCCCGCCGATCAGGCCCAGCGCGTGGTCCAGGCGGTCAACGGGACGACCGTCAAGGGCCACCAGCTCGAACTGGAGCCCGCCCGGGCATAG
- a CDS encoding peptidylprolyl isomerase, whose amino-acid sequence MSTATMHTNHGPIEIELFEEDAPKTVGNFKKLADQGFYDGLTFHRVIKDFMIQGGCPQGTGTGGPGYTFEDEFNDHKIVRGALAMANAGPNTNGSQFFIVTTGEAPWLDGKHTVFGQVTGGMDAVDKIEGTPTGPGDRPKDAATIERIEFTG is encoded by the coding sequence ATGTCGACCGCAACGATGCACACCAACCACGGCCCCATCGAGATCGAGCTCTTCGAGGAGGACGCCCCGAAGACCGTCGGGAACTTCAAGAAGCTCGCCGACCAGGGCTTCTACGACGGGCTCACGTTCCACCGCGTGATCAAGGACTTCATGATCCAGGGCGGTTGTCCGCAGGGCACCGGGACCGGCGGCCCCGGCTACACGTTCGAGGACGAATTCAACGACCACAAGATCGTGCGCGGCGCACTGGCGATGGCCAACGCCGGACCGAACACGAACGGCTCCCAGTTCTTCATCGTGACCACGGGCGAGGCGCCGTGGCTCGACGGCAAGCACACGGTCTTCGGGCAGGTGACCGGCGGGATGGACGCCGTCGACAAGATCGAGGGCACGCCGACGGGCCCGGGCGACCGCCCGAAGGATGCGGCGACGATCGAGCGGATCGAGTTCACCGGCTGA
- a CDS encoding CoA transferase — protein sequence MLAEAWAALGGDPASLVAPAVTGGPGPFGGPLAVDELAAASAGAALAAAAELAAQRGAPMRRIELDASGLAAAFMSERHLRLDGAPPPPPFAPLSRFARTADGWIRLHANYPHHRAALLTVIETVEDAARWRGEELETAIVAAGGCAAAMRTPAQWAAHPQGAAVARLALLDMERGPGGAPPLPALPGAAPPAAGVRVLDLTRVIAGPVGTRTLGVLGADVLRIDPPQLPELEQGWHDAGLGKRSALLDLRDAAGRDRLEALLAQADVLVTGYRPGALAAFGLDAEAVAARHPHLATVTLSAWGHVGPWAGRRGFDSLVQSACGIAARTAAPDGTPGVLPAQALDHATGYLVAAAALRALTTRTRDGRTLHARLALARTAHWLMAQPPVDREPAPLDAQPFLQRLGSLMAVAPPGAPAGRPLRWAGPPPPYGRDEPAFAPRRLE from the coding sequence ATGCTCGCCGAGGCCTGGGCCGCGCTCGGAGGCGATCCGGCCTCGCTCGTCGCGCCGGCCGTCACGGGCGGGCCGGGCCCCTTCGGCGGGCCGCTCGCGGTCGACGAGCTCGCGGCCGCCTCGGCCGGCGCGGCGCTGGCCGCCGCGGCCGAGCTCGCGGCGCAGCGCGGCGCGCCGATGCGGCGCATCGAGCTGGACGCGAGCGGGCTCGCCGCGGCGTTCATGAGCGAGCGCCACCTGCGCCTGGACGGCGCGCCGCCGCCGCCGCCGTTCGCGCCGCTGTCGCGCTTCGCGCGCACCGCCGACGGCTGGATCCGGCTGCATGCGAACTACCCGCATCATCGTGCGGCGCTGCTGACCGTCATCGAGACGGTGGAGGACGCGGCCCGGTGGCGCGGCGAGGAGCTCGAGACGGCGATCGTCGCGGCCGGCGGGTGCGCCGCCGCGATGCGCACGCCGGCGCAATGGGCGGCGCACCCGCAGGGCGCCGCGGTCGCGCGCCTGGCGCTGCTCGACATGGAGCGGGGCCCGGGCGGCGCGCCGCCCCTGCCCGCGCTGCCGGGCGCAGCGCCGCCCGCCGCCGGCGTCCGCGTCCTCGACCTCACCCGCGTCATCGCCGGGCCGGTCGGCACGCGGACGCTCGGAGTCCTCGGTGCCGACGTGCTGCGGATCGACCCGCCGCAGCTGCCCGAGCTCGAGCAGGGGTGGCACGACGCGGGCCTGGGCAAGCGCAGTGCCCTGCTGGACCTGCGCGACGCCGCGGGCCGCGACCGGCTCGAGGCGCTGCTCGCGCAGGCCGACGTGCTCGTCACCGGCTACCGGCCCGGCGCGCTGGCCGCGTTCGGCCTGGATGCCGAAGCGGTCGCCGCGCGCCACCCGCACCTTGCGACGGTCACGCTCTCGGCCTGGGGGCACGTCGGTCCGTGGGCCGGCCGGCGCGGGTTCGACAGCCTGGTGCAGTCGGCCTGCGGCATCGCCGCGCGCACCGCGGCGCCCGACGGCACGCCGGGCGTGCTGCCCGCCCAGGCGCTCGACCACGCGACCGGCTACCTCGTCGCCGCCGCCGCGTTGCGCGCGCTGACCACCCGCACGCGCGACGGCCGCACCCTCCACGCGCGCCTCGCGCTGGCGCGCACCGCGCACTGGCTCATGGCCCAGCCGCCGGTCGACCGCGAGCCGGCGCCGCTGGATGCGCAGCCGTTCCTGCAGCGCCTGGGGTCGCTCATGGCGGTCGCGCCGCCGGGCGCCCCGGCCGGCCGTCCGCTGCGCTGGGCCGGCCCGCCGCCTCCCTACGGCCGCGACGAGCCCGCCTTCGCCCCGCGCCGTCTGGAGTAG
- a CDS encoding aldehyde dehydrogenase family protein, with the protein MASTETQPSGPGDAIPAAAEIAVENPATGEVVGRVPELDAGQVAEMAARGRAAQTGWQALGFEGRGRVMLRAQKWLMDNAERVIRTIVLETGKSWEDAQNAELAYGANAFGFWAKNAGSYLGDERVRSSSLFVKGKKLLVRYEPLGLIGVIGPWNYPLTNSFGDCIPALMAGNAVILKPSEVTPLTSLMLADGLRECGLPEHVLQIATGRGDTGRAVIGHVDMVMFTGSTRTGRLVAKEAAERLIPVSLELGGKDPMIVLSDADLERAANAAVWSAFMNGGQTCISTERVYVEAPVYDEFVAKVTEKAGRLRQGVPTGFGAVDVGAVTFPPQLDIISAHVDDAVAKGARAVVGGHKGPGPGRFFEPTVLVDVDHTMDAMTEETFGPTLPIMRVADAEEAIRLANDSPYGLGASVFSKDVTRGEAVARRLDAGAVDVNDTMLNYTALELPMGGWKASGLGTRHGAGGIRKYCRQQAILVSRLHPKRDVHHFPYKEKTSRLVLKGFRLLWGRGKRD; encoded by the coding sequence ATGGCCAGCACCGAGACGCAGCCCAGCGGGCCGGGGGACGCCATCCCCGCGGCCGCGGAGATCGCCGTCGAGAACCCGGCGACCGGCGAGGTCGTCGGCCGCGTCCCCGAGCTCGACGCCGGCCAGGTCGCCGAGATGGCCGCCCGCGGCCGCGCCGCGCAGACCGGCTGGCAGGCGCTCGGCTTCGAGGGCCGCGGCCGCGTGATGCTGCGCGCGCAGAAGTGGCTCATGGACAACGCCGAGCGCGTCATCCGGACGATCGTCTTGGAGACCGGCAAGAGCTGGGAGGACGCGCAGAACGCCGAGCTCGCCTACGGCGCCAACGCGTTCGGCTTCTGGGCGAAGAACGCCGGGTCCTACCTCGGCGACGAGCGCGTCCGCAGCTCGTCCCTGTTCGTCAAGGGCAAGAAGCTGCTCGTCCGCTACGAGCCGCTCGGGCTGATCGGCGTGATCGGGCCCTGGAACTACCCGCTGACGAACTCGTTCGGCGACTGCATCCCGGCGCTCATGGCCGGCAACGCGGTGATCCTCAAGCCGAGCGAGGTCACCCCGCTCACCTCGCTCATGCTCGCCGACGGCCTGCGCGAGTGCGGGCTGCCCGAGCACGTCCTGCAGATCGCGACGGGCCGCGGCGACACGGGGCGCGCCGTGATCGGGCACGTCGACATGGTCATGTTCACCGGGTCGACGCGCACCGGGCGCCTCGTCGCCAAGGAGGCCGCCGAGCGGCTCATCCCCGTGTCGCTGGAGCTCGGCGGCAAGGACCCGATGATCGTCCTCTCCGACGCCGACCTCGAGCGCGCCGCCAACGCCGCCGTCTGGTCGGCGTTCATGAACGGCGGGCAGACCTGCATCTCGACCGAGCGCGTCTACGTCGAGGCGCCGGTGTACGACGAGTTCGTCGCCAAGGTGACCGAGAAGGCGGGCAGGCTGCGCCAGGGCGTGCCGACCGGCTTCGGCGCGGTCGACGTGGGCGCGGTGACGTTCCCGCCGCAGCTGGACATCATCTCCGCCCACGTCGACGACGCCGTCGCCAAGGGCGCGCGGGCCGTCGTCGGCGGTCACAAGGGCCCAGGCCCCGGCCGCTTCTTCGAGCCGACCGTGCTCGTCGACGTCGACCACACGATGGATGCGATGACGGAGGAGACCTTCGGGCCGACGCTGCCGATCATGCGGGTCGCCGACGCCGAGGAGGCGATCCGGCTGGCCAACGACTCGCCGTACGGCCTCGGCGCCTCGGTGTTCAGCAAGGACGTCACCCGCGGCGAGGCGGTCGCCCGGCGGCTGGACGCGGGCGCCGTCGACGTCAACGACACGATGCTCAACTACACCGCGCTCGAGCTGCCGATGGGCGGCTGGAAGGCGTCGGGGCTCGGCACGCGCCACGGCGCGGGCGGCATCCGCAAGTACTGCCGCCAGCAGGCGATCCTCGTCTCGCGCCTGCACCCCAAGCGCGACGTGCACCACTTCCCCTACAAGGAGAAGACGAGCCGCCTGGTGCTCAAGGGCTTCCGCCTGCTGTGGGGGCGCGGCAAGCGCGACTAG